GCCCCGGATTTTCTGCGCAGCAACCTGGGTCGCAGCATCGTCTTCGACGTCGGGATCAGCCTGTGAGTCCGTTGCAGGTGTTAGTCGCCGAGTGTTACAAAGTGGAACCATTCGCCTGGACGATACGGTGAACGTCGAGCCATTCCAGCCAGCGGCTATGCTCCGTTCAACGCAGAATCCCCCGCTGTAGCTTCTAAACCTTCAGCAACGTCTACCTGACGAGGCCCAATATGACCAGCCGCCTGAACCCGGACGACCAAAAGCATGTCGAAGAGTACCTGCGCCTGTCCCAACACCAAGTCGAGCGCCGGCCTTTCCGGCCGTGGATGCTCCTGGTAGTGGTGTTGGCAGTGACCATTGGTTTAGGCCTGTTGAGCCGACTTATCAGTTACCTGACGCTATGAGCTGCATCGCGCTCGCTCGGGTAATTGCACCGATTTCTTTTAGCCTTGCGAGATATCCCCATGACTCATCGTATTGTCATCGTTGGCGGCGGCGCCGGCGGTCTGGAGTTGGCTACCCGTCTGGGTAAGACTCTGGGCAAACGCGGCACGGCCAGTGTGATGCTGGTCGACGCGAATCTGACCCACATCTGGAAACCGTTGTTGCACGAAGTGGCGGCAGGTTCCCTGAACTCT
The Pseudomonas lini DNA segment above includes these coding regions:
- a CDS encoding DUF3094 domain-containing protein, whose protein sequence is MTSRLNPDDQKHVEEYLRLSQHQVERRPFRPWMLLVVVLAVTIGLGLLSRLISYLTL